A DNA window from Arachis hypogaea cultivar Tifrunner chromosome 18, arahy.Tifrunner.gnm2.J5K5, whole genome shotgun sequence contains the following coding sequences:
- the LOC112771582 gene encoding conglutin-like, whose product MAKSTILVALLALVLVAHASAMRRERGRQGDSSSCERQVDRVNLKPCEQHIMQRIMGEQEQYDSYDIRSTRSSDQQQRCCDELNEMENTQRCMCEALQQIMENQCDRLQDRQMVQQFKRELMNLPQQCNFRAPQRCDLDVSGGRC is encoded by the coding sequence ATGGCCAAGTCCACCATCCTGGTAGCTCTCCTTGCCCTCGTCCTGGTGGCACACGCCTCCGCAATGAGGCGCGAGAGGGGGAGACAGGGGGACTCATCAAGCTGCGAGAGGCAGGTAGACAGGGTTAACCTCAAGCCCTGCGAGCAGCACATAATGCAGAGGATCATGGGCGAGCAAGAGCAGTACGACTCCTACGATATTAGGAGTACTCGATCCTCCGACCAGCAACAGAGGTGCTGCGATGAGCTGAACGAGATGGAGAACACACAGAGATGCATGTGCGAGGCATTGCAGCAGATAATGGAGAACCAGTGCGATAGGTTGCAGGACAGGCAAATGGTGCAGCAGTTCAAGAGAGAGCTCATGAACTTGCCCCAACAGTGTAACTTTAGGGCACCACAGCGTTGCGATTTGGACGTGAGTGGCGGCAGATGCTAG